The DNA segment AGAATTTATTATTGCAATTGCCTTGCGCAGGCGTTCAATCAAAATGATTTGCTCAAAGTTCTCTCTCTCCTGCGATTCTGCATCTGGTGCAATGTGCAGCCCATGTACATATCCCCATCCCTGCGAAGCAAGAATTTCAAGCGCTGAATCTTCAATGATATTTTCGGTGATGGGCTTCATTAATTCAATCTTATTTCTCCGCTCATTAGTTTTGGAAGAAGTGTATCACGGAGTTTTGAGAGAGTATTGATTTGATTTAGATTAAATATTATTTTATCAAAGAAAGGCTGGGCTTGTTGTCCAAATGAATTTGATTTTTCGGAATCATAAGATGCAAATTTCATTTCTTCAATTCCTGTTGTGCTGATATTTTCTTGTGCACTTCCAGCACAAGCATTGACAATATGGTCTTGTCCTTCTCTTGATTTTAATGCCAAGTAACCAATGATATTTCCATAAGGAACTTTTGCTTCTAATTTTCCTACTCGTTGATTAACCCAAATTTCTTTTTCTGTTTTTTCTACTATTCCAATCTTCCCAATTTCTGCTCCAGTCATTGCAATAAGAAAATCTCCGCTTTTAATTTTAAATCTATTGTCAAGATATTTTACAATACTTTCATCAACGAAATCGGAATTTTTTATATCAATAATTCCCATTGAAATATTTGTAATCTTAATGATGCCTGCAAAACCTGTAGGTTTAAAATCTTTACTCTTGAAAGCATAACCGCCTTGAACTTTTACATACTCTGACAAACTTCCATGCCATCCCGCTTCCTCCACGAACCATTGCCTGAAAAGTGTTTCAGCTAATTGTTCAAGCGTTTTGTTTTGGCGTTGTAATAAATCTATTTTATCATCTAAACTGGAAAGGGTTGAGGCGATGGATTTTTGTTCGGGGAGTGGGGGTAAACTCCATTCAGTTGTTTTCAAAAAATTCCAATCTGCTCTTGGCATCCGTGTTCCGCCTTCACCACTGTTTGCTGTATTTACAAAATCCCAATTTGCTATAAAGTAAAAAAGATAATCTTGGTCAAATCCTTTCTTTGCTCTAAAAACCCAAATATCCGTTGAACAAATTCCGTCAAATTGAGGCTTTACAACCTTTCTAAAATATGGTCGGAGTTTCCCAAACAAAATGTCATTTGCTTTAAATAAAAATTTATTACTTGTAACATCTGAAGAAACTCCAACTGAATTTAATCTTAAACTTTCCTGTTCAATGTGTTCTAATCCAATGTAAGAGTAATCATCACTTCCGTCAGGATTGAATGTTTCTTTAAGCGGTTCGGTTATTTCTTCCAATTTATATTCCTTCCATCTGCTATACAAATCAATTCCCACTCTGTCAATATGTGCTGTGAGTGCAGGTTCTTTGATGGTGTGGTAATTTACAAGGTCAATTTCATAAGGCAGGTTTAAATCATCCAACTGCATACTCACTTTGCGTTCGGTGTCAAAAGTGTAGTCCCTGCCTTTTACTGCGAGGTCAATGTCAGAACCTTCCTTAAAATTTCCTTTAGCCCGTGAGCCAAACAAAATTACTTTGTCAATGGCTGTACAGCTTTCAAAAACTTTTTGAATGCGCTCTATTACTTTATCGGATAAGCCGTATTTCATCAGGTAGTTTTGCTTTCAACAAGAAGCCGTGTTTCTAATCGAACAAAAAGATTGAAATGAACATCACGAATTTTTTCTACCATCTCATCCGCTTTTTTTTCATCGTAAGTATGCACGGTCAATTTGCGGTCGTCCACCATATCCATCCATACTTGCCCGTCACTAATCAGCCCCCTGTTAAAAGCCAAACGAAAAGCATCACGGCTGCCCTGTATGTTCACTTCGCCCTTGCTTTCATAATAATCTTTGATGGTGTTCCATGCCAGTTCGTATGTATATTCAAATGCTTTTATCATTCCCTGTTCTTCTTTATCATTCAACTCCTCTGATTCATAAAATTTTCTTAGTTGTTGAAGTGCTTTCCTGTAATTAACGAATCGCTGCTCCCAGCGTATATCTTTATTTGGCATATTGTGTAATTTTTATTTTAGAAAGATTGTTTTCTATTTTTTTATTCAGTTCATCTTCTTCGGCAATTTGTTTTTCCAATTCTGATTTCAGCGTTATAAAGCGCTCTTCAAAATTAAAATCGTCTTCATCATCGGGCAAGCCCACAAATCTTCCAGGGGTAACAACATAGTTCATTGCTTTTACTTCTTCAACGCTTACACTTTTACAGAATCCCTGTATGTCGGAATAACCATTATCATCTGTATGCCAGTTATGGTAGGCGCTTGCAACTTTCATAATGTCATCATTAGAAAATTCAAGTGTCTTTCTGTTGATTAAATGTCCAAGGTTACGTGCGTCAATAAAAAGAATTTGCTTTTTGCGTTTGGTTTTATTCTTATTAAGAAACCAAAGACAGGCAGGGATTTGAGTATTGAGAAATAATTTTGCAGGAAGATTTACAATACAATCAAGCAAATCATCTTCTATTAATGCTTTTCTTATTTCTCCCTCATTGCTTGCTTTTGTTGTCAGCGAACCTTTCGCCAAGACAAAACCTGCTTTACCATTTTGAGATAAATGATAAATGAAATGCTGTATCCATGCGTAGTTGGCATTTCCTGCAGGCGGCACACCATAAACCCATCGCGCATCTTTCTTTAAGAGTTCACCGCTCCAGTCGCTGTCATTGAAAGGCGGGTTGGCAATTATGAAATCTGCTTTTAGGTCTTTGTGCGCATCGTTTAAAAAACTTCCTTCATTATTCCATTTCACATTGCTGCTGTCAATGCCTCTTATTGCAAGATTCATTTTTGCAAGCCGCCATGTGGTTTGATTGCTCTCCTGTCCATAAATAGAAATATGGTCGGCAGGATTGAGAGAAAGTTTTTTACCGTTGTTCTTTTTGTAATGGTCTTGGTGGTACTTTATAAATTTTTCACTCTGTACAAACATTCCACCGCTTCCGCAGCATGGGTCAAACACTCTGCCTTCGTATGGCTCTAACATTTCAACCAATAATCTCACAACACTGGAAGGTGTATAGAACTGTCCGCCTTTTTTTCCTTCCGCCAAAGCAAACTCCCCTAAAAAATATTCATATACTTTGCCCAATACATCTTTGCTTTGCGCTTCTTTTGTTCCAAGGGTTGCTGTGCTAATCATATCAATCAATCCGCCAACACTTGCCTTGTCTAACTTTTCCTGTGCGTACACTTTGGGCAATACACCTTTCAAAGAAGGGTTGTCTTTTTCAATGGCATCCATTGCATCGTCAATGTCCTTACCAATAGTTGGTAACTTTCCTCTGCCTTGCAGCCATGACCACCGTGCGGAAGGCGGCACGTAAAAAACTTTCTCGGCTGTATATTCATTTTTGTCTTCAGCGTCTGCACCTTCATAATCGTCTTTGCCCTCCTTCAATTTGTTGTAGAGTTCTTCAAAAGCATCGGAAATATATTTTAGGAAAATCAAACCCAACGCAACATGCTTGTATTCGGCAGCATCCATATTCTTACGGAGTTTGTCAGCCGATTTCCAGAGTTTTTTCTCTAAGGATTCTTCTTTTATTTCTTTTTCTTTCTTAGCCATTGTGTTTTATGAAATTATCGGTCAAAAGTACAATTTTATTCCCGTTTGTTTTTTGTGTGCAGGATGATTTGGCTCTTTTGCCCTTGCCCCTATAGGGATTTCCGGGCTGTTGGGGCAAGGGTAAATGTGCCAAATATCGGTTGCGATAAACTGTTTTCCCCGCGGGTTGATTTTATGCTGTCTGGTTATGCGCAACTGTAAGCCGTTGCAAAGTTGTCTGACCGATATACCTGTGTTTTTATTGCTGTCGCGGTGGGAGCAGCGGTCAATTGAGAAAATAATTGTCCCCCGCGCTACCTTATTATGTGTTTTTTATGCTGTCCGTTACCGTGCAATTGTCCGCGAAGCGCGGAAAAGTCCCCCGCTTTTTTGTCCTTGTTTAGCGCAGAAAGGTTCAACTGTCAAATGATAAATTGTCTAAAGTTGATGTCTTTTTGCGCCTTGTTGCCAACGTTCCTCAGCTTTGCGAGGGCGGGGATTTGAAATACTTAATTGTCCGCCATTACAAAGCACAAAACGAAGATACAAACTTTCAATTTACTCGTCAGCCCCGCTCGCGCAAAGCTGATGTTGGCGGTTCGTTGTTTTTTTGTCGTGCGATGCTGTCCGCTGTCAGATTTACCCTGAAGTAATTGTCCAAAGTGGGAAAAACGGTCGGTTTTAAAACTTTGTCCAACCGCTGTATTTGTTTTTACAACTCAAATTATGGTTTATTCAATGCGAGTTCTGGTTTTTCAGGTGGTCATTCTGGTTTTTTCAACACGAGTTCTGGTTTGTCCAAGTGCTATTCTGGTTTATTTAATACGAGTTTGGGTTTGTACGTTGTCAATTCGGAAAAAATTTGTCGAAAAACGCAAAGTTGTCAGCCGAAAACCGCTGTCAGCCGTGCGAAGTTGTCGAACGAATGCGCAACTGTCCTGCGTTAAAAAATGTATTTGTATTTTTTTAGTCACTGTCTGCAAACGATGGCGTGACCTTTGTAAAACTTGATTGTCTGTCCCCGATA comes from the Bacteroidota bacterium genome and includes:
- a CDS encoding restriction endonuclease subunit S produces the protein MKYGLSDKVIERIQKVFESCTAIDKVILFGSRAKGNFKEGSDIDLAVKGRDYTFDTERKVSMQLDDLNLPYEIDLVNYHTIKEPALTAHIDRVGIDLYSRWKEYKLEEITEPLKETFNPDGSDDYSYIGLEHIEQESLRLNSVGVSSDVTSNKFLFKANDILFGKLRPYFRKVVKPQFDGICSTDIWVFRAKKGFDQDYLFYFIANWDFVNTANSGEGGTRMPRADWNFLKTTEWSLPPLPEQKSIASTLSSLDDKIDLLQRQNKTLEQLAETLFRQWFVEEAGWHGSLSEYVKVQGGYAFKSKDFKPTGFAGIIKITNISMGIIDIKNSDFVDESIVKYLDNRFKIKSGDFLIAMTGAEIGKIGIVEKTEKEIWVNQRVGKLEAKVPYGNIIGYLALKSREGQDHIVNACAGSAQENISTTGIEEMKFASYDSEKSNSFGQQAQPFFDKIIFNLNQINTLSKLRDTLLPKLMSGEIRLN
- a CDS encoding nucleotidyltransferase substrate binding protein, whose product is MPNKDIRWEQRFVNYRKALQQLRKFYESEELNDKEEQGMIKAFEYTYELAWNTIKDYYESKGEVNIQGSRDAFRLAFNRGLISDGQVWMDMVDDRKLTVHTYDEKKADEMVEKIRDVHFNLFVRLETRLLVESKTT
- a CDS encoding SAM-dependent DNA methyltransferase, translated to MAKKEKEIKEESLEKKLWKSADKLRKNMDAAEYKHVALGLIFLKYISDAFEELYNKLKEGKDDYEGADAEDKNEYTAEKVFYVPPSARWSWLQGRGKLPTIGKDIDDAMDAIEKDNPSLKGVLPKVYAQEKLDKASVGGLIDMISTATLGTKEAQSKDVLGKVYEYFLGEFALAEGKKGGQFYTPSSVVRLLVEMLEPYEGRVFDPCCGSGGMFVQSEKFIKYHQDHYKKNNGKKLSLNPADHISIYGQESNQTTWRLAKMNLAIRGIDSSNVKWNNEGSFLNDAHKDLKADFIIANPPFNDSDWSGELLKKDARWVYGVPPAGNANYAWIQHFIYHLSQNGKAGFVLAKGSLTTKASNEGEIRKALIEDDLLDCIVNLPAKLFLNTQIPACLWFLNKNKTKRKKQILFIDARNLGHLINRKTLEFSNDDIMKVASAYHNWHTDDNGYSDIQGFCKSVSVEEVKAMNYVVTPGRFVGLPDDEDDFNFEERFITLKSELEKQIAEEDELNKKIENNLSKIKITQYAK